The DNA region TACTACATTCTGGACGGCCGGATGTCGTTGGACCTCGACGGTGTCCACCACGACGTCGATGCCGGGTCGGTCGTGTTCATCCCCGCCGGGACCCCGCACCGCAACCACTATCCCCATGACGGGACCGAACTCCACCTCGACGTCATGGTGGCTCCCCCACCACGCGGCCGGCCGCTGGCCACCCCGGCCGAACCGGACGAACGAGGTGGTCCCGGCACCGGCTACGTCCGCGCCGCCGAAGACATCCCGGGCATGGAAGTCCTGCCGGGCTTCCACATGCGTGTCCTCGCCGACCGGGAAACAGGCAGCGGCCGGGTGTCCTTCCGGCTCGCGACGGTCGAACCCGATTCGCCCGGCACACCCTGGCATATCCACGACTTCGACCAGTTCTACTTCATCCTCGACGGCACTCTCGACATCGACATCGCCGACCGGCACTACCGCGCGGTGAAGAACGACCTCGTCGTCCTGCCCGCCGGTGTCCCGCATCGCAACCGCAACGCCGGGCCGGGCCCGGAAAGCCATCTCGTCCTGCTGGTGCCCGAACCCCTCCCCGGGACGCCGCCCGATCGCGAGGTCGACTTCGCCGCCACCACCCGCAGCTTCGGCTGAGGCAGAAAGGAACCCCGAACCATGGCAACGATGACCGTGGACGGCGACGTCCGCCTCCACTACCGGCTGGCAGGCACCGGGCCCGCGGTGGTGTTCCACCCCGGCTTCGCCAACACCCTCGACATCTGGAACTGGGTCGTGCGCGAACTCGTCCCCGACCGCACGTGCGTGACCTTCGATCCGCGCGGCCACGGTGCGTCGGACAAACCCGATTCCACCTACACGCTCGACGAACTCGCCGCGGACACGGGGGCATTGCTCGCCCACCTCGACCTCGCCGACGTCACCCTCGTCGGGCACTCCCTCGGCGGGGCCGTCGCCTTCCAGACCGCGCTCAAGCACGACGACGGGCGGATCGCGCGACTCGCCCTGCTCTCACCCGCGATCCCGACCTTCGTCGCCGCCGGCGACCTCGGCATCGGCGTTCCCCGCGAGGAATTCTCCGCCATGCGGCAAGGATTGGGCGCCGGGATGGCCTCGATGGTCTTGGGCATGGCCGAATTCTTCTTCCACCGTACCGACGACGCCACCGCGCGCTGGCTGCTGGAGAAATGCCTGGAGATGCCGGTCCACCTCGCGGAACGGTACTTCGCGCAACTCGGCACCATCGATTTCCGGCCGGTGCTGGCCGACGTCGGGGTCCCGGTGCTGACGGCGTGGGGCGAACACGACCGGATGGCCGACCTGCGGTGGGTGGAGTGGCTGCGGGCGGCGAACCTGCCGGGCTGGTCGGTGGAAACGCTGGCGCACAGCGGGCACGGGATGATGGTCGACGAACCGGAGGCACTCGCCGCTCTGCTGCGGGACTTCGGCGGGAGCCGGTCATGACCGGCGACCTGCGTGCCCTCTTCACCGACGTCATGGCCGCGGTACCCACCCCGGTGTCGGTGGTGACCGCGATGGACGGGGACCGTCCACACGGGACGACGGTCAGCGCGTTCGCCTCGCTGTCCTTGGAACCGCCCATGGTCCTCGTCGCCCTCGACCAGCGTTCGGATCTGCTGAAAGTCGTACGAGCGACGAGGCGGTTCGGGCTGAACGTCCTCGCCGGCACACAATCCCCGCTCGCGATGGCCTTCGCGCGCAAGGGCGAGACGAAGTTCGAAGGGGTCGCGTGGCACCGGGCGGACGACCTGCCCCTGCTCGACGGCGTCTCGGGCTGGCTCGCCTGCGACGTGTCCGACCTGACCGACGGCGGCGACCACGTGGTCGCGCTGGGGTCGGTCGTAGCGGCGCACCTGGGCGACGCCGTCCCGCTGACCTACCACGCCCGCACCTTCGGCACCCCGGTCGCGCTCGACGGAGCGACGCGATGACCGGGAGCTCCTCCGCCGACGCCGTCGAGCGCGCCGTATCCGCGCTCGCCGGTGGCGGACTGGTCGTCGTGGTCGACGACGCCGATCGCGAGAACGAAGGCGACCTCGTCATGGTCGCCGAATTCGTCACCGCCGAGCAGATGGCGTTCCTCGTCCGGCACACCACCGGGATCGTCTGCGTACCGATGCCCGGCGAACGCTGCGACGAACTCGGCCTGCCCCAGATGGTCGCGGACAACACCGACACCCATGGCACCGCGTTCACCGTGACCGTCGACCACGCCGGTACCGGCACCGGCGTGTCCGCGGCCGACCGTGCCGGGACCGTGCGCGCCTTGGCGGACCCCCACACCACCCCGGACCACCTGCGGCGGCCGGGCCACGTGTTCCCGCTCCGCGCCCGGCCCGGTGGCGTGCTGAGCAGAGCGGGGCACACCGAAGCCGCGGTCGACCTCGCGAAGCTGGCCGGTGGCAGCGGGGTCGCGGTGATCGGGGAACTCGTCGCCCCCGACGGATCGATGCTGCGCGGGGACCTGCTGGCCGCTTTCGCCACCTATCATGACCTGCCGGTGCTGACGGTCGCGGAGCTCATCCGGTACCGGCGAACCACCGAATGCCTCGTGGAGCACGTCGCCGATGCCACCCTGCCAACGAGGTTCGGCGAATTCCGCGCTCGGGCGTACCGGTCCACCTCGGATGGATCGGAACATCTCGCGATCACCCTCGGCGACGTGTCCGCGGCCGGGAGCACACGGGACGGTGTGCTCGCCCGCGTGCACAGCGAATGCCTCACCGGCGACGTGTTCGGCTCGCTACGGTGCGACTGCGGAACACAGCTCGATCAAGCCCTGCGAACGATCCAGGCCGAGGGCCGCGGCGTGGTCGTGTACCTGCGCGGGCACGAAGGCCGTGGAATCGGTCTCGCGCACAAGATCCGGGCCTACTCTCTCCAGGAGCAGGGACTGGACACAGTGGACGCCAACGTCGCACAAGGCCTTCCCGTCGACTCGCGCAGTTACGACGTGGGTGCGCACATCCTCGCGAAGCTGGGTGTGCGGCGGCTGCGGCTGATCACCAACAACCCGGCCAAGTACGCCGGGCTGGACTCCTACGGCCTGGAGATCGTCGGCCGGGTCGCCCTTCCGGCGGTGACCACGGCCGAGAACCTGAGCTACCTGCACACCAAGAAAGAGCGGCTGGGCCACCTGCTCGACATCCGGAGGAGCAGCTGATGAGCCACCTCGACGACCGTCGTTTCCACGGGTTCGGCCCGCGGCCCGACGGCCTCTACGCCCTGGACGGGGTCCGGATGAACGCCGCCGACCTTCCCCGCGAGATCGTCGCGCTCATCCCCGACGTCGTCGCGGCCGCCGAAGAACCGTTCGTCGGTGTCACCACCGACGGCATCCCCGTCCCCGATCTGTTCGCACTGCAGGACGAAGGTTTCGATCCTCGGCCTGCCGCGCGCGCGGCAGGCCGGTTCCTGGCGGACCTCACTCCCACGCAAAGGTCGACGGCGTGGTTCGACATCGGCGCGAAACACTGGCGTTTGTGGACCAACGCCTTCCCGACCTG from Amycolatopsis sp. EV170708-02-1 includes:
- a CDS encoding cupin domain-containing protein — its product is MDFIRRFDPDRLAGDRFDHHPLADFESCLIEGVRAPHGAVAYERHKHDDADQLYYILDGRMSLDLDGVHHDVDAGSVVFIPAGTPHRNHYPHDGTELHLDVMVAPPPRGRPLATPAEPDERGGPGTGYVRAAEDIPGMEVLPGFHMRVLADRETGSGRVSFRLATVEPDSPGTPWHIHDFDQFYFILDGTLDIDIADRHYRAVKNDLVVLPAGVPHRNRNAGPGPESHLVLLVPEPLPGTPPDREVDFAATTRSFG
- a CDS encoding alpha/beta fold hydrolase; translated protein: MATMTVDGDVRLHYRLAGTGPAVVFHPGFANTLDIWNWVVRELVPDRTCVTFDPRGHGASDKPDSTYTLDELAADTGALLAHLDLADVTLVGHSLGGAVAFQTALKHDDGRIARLALLSPAIPTFVAAGDLGIGVPREEFSAMRQGLGAGMASMVLGMAEFFFHRTDDATARWLLEKCLEMPVHLAERYFAQLGTIDFRPVLADVGVPVLTAWGEHDRMADLRWVEWLRAANLPGWSVETLAHSGHGMMVDEPEALAALLRDFGGSRS
- a CDS encoding flavin reductase family protein, which translates into the protein MTGDLRALFTDVMAAVPTPVSVVTAMDGDRPHGTTVSAFASLSLEPPMVLVALDQRSDLLKVVRATRRFGLNVLAGTQSPLAMAFARKGETKFEGVAWHRADDLPLLDGVSGWLACDVSDLTDGGDHVVALGSVVAAHLGDAVPLTYHARTFGTPVALDGATR
- a CDS encoding bifunctional 3,4-dihydroxy-2-butanone-4-phosphate synthase/GTP cyclohydrolase II is translated as MTGSSSADAVERAVSALAGGGLVVVVDDADRENEGDLVMVAEFVTAEQMAFLVRHTTGIVCVPMPGERCDELGLPQMVADNTDTHGTAFTVTVDHAGTGTGVSAADRAGTVRALADPHTTPDHLRRPGHVFPLRARPGGVLSRAGHTEAAVDLAKLAGGSGVAVIGELVAPDGSMLRGDLLAAFATYHDLPVLTVAELIRYRRTTECLVEHVADATLPTRFGEFRARAYRSTSDGSEHLAITLGDVSAAGSTRDGVLARVHSECLTGDVFGSLRCDCGTQLDQALRTIQAEGRGVVVYLRGHEGRGIGLAHKIRAYSLQEQGLDTVDANVAQGLPVDSRSYDVGAHILAKLGVRRLRLITNNPAKYAGLDSYGLEIVGRVALPAVTTAENLSYLHTKKERLGHLLDIRRSS